Proteins from a single region of Candidatus Binatia bacterium:
- a CDS encoding patatin-like phospholipase family protein: MIERRRFLLALWAWGFGPALLGADRAGAPGASLEPLAGALVLSGGGARGAYEAGVVGGLAARGGVRDGQRLPPYEVVCGTSIGALNGWFVATGQYEKLRELWYGISREKLIQAKSRYAALRDSQSGLLDRAGSALSLIALVRDQRGLLQSEPVRDWIARNVDPAVPLLVPLLWGVTNLAQQRPEYFYVTPEGSGAELPRKVVNALHILLGPQTVVREATADLLHDAIFASSALPIAFDPVIMPGPDGVPAPYCDGGIATNSPVGVAHAVATSADVVLLDPPFEAKTDYHDAVEIAFGAYGTMQRKIIEVEMRNAYFQSVGKRAIEGISPSEVSRVTRNNPLLATFMHSVTATELRYIRPEQTLPLGVVGFNDEVGIGKAYRQGWEDVGSRGFVDYDWRTFQL; the protein is encoded by the coding sequence ATGATCGAACGCCGTCGCTTTTTGTTGGCGCTCTGGGCGTGGGGATTCGGACCGGCGCTGCTCGGAGCCGATCGCGCGGGCGCGCCCGGCGCGTCCTTGGAGCCCCTGGCCGGCGCGCTCGTGCTCAGCGGCGGCGGTGCGCGCGGGGCGTACGAGGCCGGAGTCGTCGGCGGGCTGGCGGCACGTGGAGGCGTGCGCGACGGTCAGCGGCTGCCGCCCTACGAGGTCGTCTGCGGAACCTCGATCGGCGCGCTAAACGGCTGGTTCGTCGCAACGGGCCAGTACGAGAAGCTGCGCGAGCTTTGGTACGGCATAAGCCGCGAAAAGCTGATTCAGGCGAAGTCGCGCTACGCCGCGCTGCGCGATTCGCAGAGCGGACTGTTGGACCGCGCGGGCTCCGCGCTGAGCCTTATTGCCCTCGTGCGCGATCAGCGCGGGCTCTTGCAGAGCGAGCCGGTTCGCGATTGGATCGCGCGCAACGTCGATCCCGCGGTTCCGCTGCTCGTTCCGCTCCTGTGGGGCGTGACGAATCTGGCGCAGCAGCGGCCCGAGTATTTTTACGTCACGCCCGAGGGAAGCGGCGCAGAGCTCCCGCGCAAGGTCGTCAACGCGCTGCATATCTTGCTTGGGCCGCAGACCGTCGTCCGCGAGGCGACTGCGGATCTCTTACACGACGCGATCTTCGCTTCGTCGGCGCTTCCTATCGCCTTCGATCCCGTGATCATGCCGGGTCCGGACGGAGTGCCGGCTCCGTACTGCGACGGGGGTATTGCGACCAACTCGCCGGTCGGCGTCGCCCACGCCGTCGCCACATCGGCGGACGTCGTCCTGCTCGACCCGCCCTTCGAGGCGAAGACCGATTATCACGACGCCGTCGAGATTGCGTTCGGCGCCTATGGGACGATGCAGCGCAAGATCATCGAGGTCGAGATGCGCAACGCATACTTTCAATCCGTCGGGAAGCGCGCCATCGAGGGCATATCGCCGTCCGAGGTCTCGCGCGTGACCCGGAACAACCCGCTGCTGGCGACGTTCATGCACTCCGTCACGGCGACGGAGCTGCGTTACATCCGGCCCGAGCAGACGCTTCCGCTGGGCGTCGTCGGCTTCAACGACGAGGTCGGCATCGGCAAGGCCTATCGCCAGGGTTGGGAGGACGTCGGCAGCCGCGGATTCGTTGACTACGACTGGAGGACGTTTCAGCTATGA